The Corvus hawaiiensis isolate bCorHaw1 chromosome 10, bCorHaw1.pri.cur, whole genome shotgun sequence genome includes a window with the following:
- the SNED1 gene encoding sushi, nidogen and EGF-like domain-containing protein 1 isoform X4, whose amino-acid sequence MRVLAGWAVLVALGEWLWAGGEVPLGDFYPFGPAQGDAATRKQDDGGSELRPLSIPFPFFGAGHTGLYVNNNGIISFLKEVSQFTPVAFPISKDRRVVAAFWADVDNRRAGDIYYRESTEQPILERASRDIAQYFPEFPGFSAQWVFIATWYRVTFFGGSSFSPVNTFQIVLITDGKLSFTIFNYESITWTTGMHASSGGDFAGLGGIAAQAGFNAGDGKRYFNIPGSRTDDIADVEMTTNVGIPGRWVFRIDDAQVQVGGCSNTTSVCLTLRPCLNGGKCIEDCITGNPSYTCSCLAGFTGKRCHVDVDECLSHPCQNGATCLNGAGSFTCRCPPGFRGNNCESAESPCESRVCQNGGSCQVENRTAACLCQSGYTGVDCQTEVNECESSPCLNGGHCIDLVDNYTCVCLEPFVGQRCETDSSSCEDRSCQNRQTCNYIRPGRYICTCSPGYYGNNCQYGGPRMPGACLSHPCQNAGSCLETERGYVCECQEGYTGQDCRDQLSEGCECRNGGSCLEGNVTVCQCLPGFFGLLCEFEVTTTPCNMNTQCPDGGYCMEYGGSYLCVCHTNYGTNHTMPSPCDSEPCLNGGSCKVHDDSYICECPQDFLGMHCEKAKPRLCSTGPCRNGGTCREADGEYHCTCPYRFTGKHCEIGKPDPCASGPCQNGGTCFHYIGKYKCDCPPGYTGRHCEIEVDCGIPSEVKHAQASFNSTKVGSLAEYQCELGYILSQHNHPRVCRVPGVWSDPPECDEIDECQSQPCLNGGQCKDRVSAFLCLCEPGYTGYHCELDVDECQSEPCKNSGTCQDLPGSFACYCPEGFLGTQCETEVDACESDPCRNGGECESYGGSYLCVCPEGFFGYHCETASDPCFSSPCGSRGYCLPSNGTHSCTCKVSYTGKNCEKELLPPTSLKVERVEDTGVLISWHPPEDAAARQLIDGYAVTYVSLDGSYRRTDFVDRSRSAHQLRALTSGRAYNISVFSVKRNVNNKNDISRPVMLTTRTRPRPVEGFEITNVTASAITVQWALHRLQHSSVSRVRVSIRQMGDLAGRTVELNSSVAKYTFLDLQPGERYIIHVTTLSGLGVEDHPSESLATAPFHVWTRPLPPQNLTASHVTATSVSMVWEQPPFGTMDGYIINVTTAQSIKSRYVPNGKLVSYTVRDLLPGQRYHLSLTAVQNTEQGQVHSEPIHLYVNTLPRDGAPDRRWSQAGHPRVLRNRLPPAFLPELRLLADHDTAEEPSPAPRFTELVDGRGRISARFGTALGKAITVKTQPEAPVKLENTEVSSWDSLALQLREAKSKREGQNCSKNPCRNGGTCTRDDESYHCACRPGFKGRVCQLACKKVPHSCTRLYSETRSFPVWEGGTCHYLSRRIYKVHQDICYKESCESTSSERTSSRKPSNSHTLKKP is encoded by the exons ATGCGGGTCCTGGCAGGCTGGGCcgtgctggtggcactgggcgAGTGGCTGTGGGCCGGTGGCGAGGTGCCGCTGGGGGACTTCTACCCCTTCGGGCCGGCCCAGGGCGACGCCGCCACGCGGAAGCAGGACGACGGTGGCTCCGAGCTCCggcccctctccatccccttccccttctttgGTGCGGGGCACACCGGCCTCTAC GTAAACAACAATGGGATCATCTCATTCCTGAAGGAGGTCTCCCAGTTCACGCCAGTGGCCTTCCCCATCTCCAAGGACCGGCGTGTGGTTGCTGCTTTCTGGGCAGATGTGGATAATCGGCGGGCGGGCGATATATATTACCGGGAGAGCACCGAGCAGCCCATCCTGGAGAGAGCAAGCAGGGACATTGCCCAGTATTTCCCTGAGTTCCCAGGGTTTTCTGCACAGTGGGTCTTCATTGCAACCTGGTACCGAGTCACCTTCTTTGGAGGCAGCTCATTTTCACCA GTGAACACTTTCCAGATTGTCCTCATCACGGATGGCAAGCTTTCCTTCACCATCTTTAACTATGAGTCCATCACCTGGACCACGGGTATGCACGCCAGCAGTGGGGGGGACTTTGCTGGGCTTGGTGGCATCGCAGCACAG GCAGGTTTTAACGCTGGTGATGGAAAGCGCTACTTCAACATTCCCGGATCCCGCACTGATGACATCGCTGACGTGGAGATGACGACAAATGTGGGTATCCCCGGGCGCTGGGTGTTCAGAATCGATGATGCCCAGGTGCAAGTGGGGGGCTGCAGCAATACAA CCTCTGTCTGCCTGACGCTGCGGCCCTGCCTGAATGGGGGGAAGTGTATCGAGGACTGCATCACAGGGAACCCCTCCTACACCTGTTCCTGCCTGGCTGGTTTTACCGGGAAGAGGTGCCATGTTG ATGTGGACGAGTGCCTCTCCCACCCGTGTCAGAACGGAGCCACCTGCCTCAACGGTGCCGGCAGCTTCACCTGCAGGTGTCCGCCAGGCTTCAGAGGCAACAACTGTGAAAGCG CAGAATCACCATGTGAGAGCAGGGTGTGCCAGAATGGTGGGAGTTGCCAGGTGGAGAACAGGACAGCGGCATGCTTGTGCCAGTCGGGGTACACGGGGGTGGACTGCCAAACAG AGGTGAACGAATGTGAGTCCAGCCCGTGCCTGAATGGCGGGCACTGCATTGACCTGGTCGATAACTACACCTGTGTGTGCCTGGAGCCCTTTGTGGGACAGCGCTGCGAGACAG ATTCATCTTCCTGCGAGGATCGGAGTTGCCAGAACCGGCAGACGTGCAATTACATCCGCCCTGGCCGCTATATCTGCACCTGCTCCCCGGGTTATTACGGCAACAACTGCCAGTATG GAGGGCCCCGCATGCCTGGTGCTTGCCTTTCCCACCCATGCCAGAATGCAGGCAGCTGTCTGGAGACGGAGCGGGGCTATGTCTGTGAGTGCCAGGAGGGCTACACTGGACAGGACTGTCGAGACC agctctctgAGGGCTGTGAGTGTCGTAATGGGGGCAGTTGTCTGGAGGGGAACGTCACTGTCTGCCAGTGCCTTCCTGGCTTTTTTGGTCTCCTCTGTGAATTTG AAGTCACCACGACACCGTGCAACATGAACACGCAGTGCCCGGACGGTGGGTACTGCATGGAGTATGGTGGGAGCTACCTCTGTGTCTGCCACACCAACTATGGCACCAACCACA CGATGCCATCCCCCTGCGACTCAGAGCCCTGCTTGAATGGGGGGTCCTGCAAGGTTCATGATGACTCGTACATCTGCGAGTGTCCTCAAGACTTCCTTGGCATGCACTGCGAGAAAG CCAAGCCTCGGCTCTGCAGCACGGGGCCCTGCCGCAACGGGGGCACCTGCAGGGAGGCGGATGGCGAGTACCACTGCACCTGCCCCTACCGCTTCACCGGCAAGCACTGCGAGATCG GTAAGCCGGACCCTTGTGCATCGGGGCCCTGCCAGAATGGAGGCACCTGTTTCCACTACATCGGCAAGTACAAGTGTGACTGTCCCCCAGGCTACACCGGCCGGCACTGCGAGATCG AGGTCGATTGTGGCATCCCCAGTGAGGTGAAGCATGCCCAGGCTTCTTTCAACTCCACCAAGGTGGGCTCACTGGCTGAATACCAGTGTGAGCTGGGCTACATCCTCAGCCAGCACAACCATCCCCGTGTCTGCCGTGTGCCAGGTGTCTGGAGCGACCCCCCCGAATGTGATG AGATCGACGAGTGccagtcccagccctgcctgaacGGTGGCCAGTGCAAGGATCGTGTCTCTGCGTTCCTGTGCTTGTGTGAGCCAGGTTACACCGGCTACCACTGCGAGTTGG ATGTTGACGAGTGCCAGTCGGAGCCCTGCAAGAACAGCGGGACCTGCCAGGACCTCCCTGGGTCCTTTGCTTGCTACTGTCCCGAGGGCTTCCTGGGGACCCAGTGCGAGACAG AAGTGGATGCCTGTGAGTCAGACCCTTGCCGAAACGGAGGGGAGTGTGAGAGCTACGGGGGCTCCTACCTCTGTGTGTGCCCAGAGGGCTTCTTCGGCTACCACTGTGAGACAG CCAGTGACCCGTGCTTCTCCAGcccctgtgggagcagaggcTACTGCCTGCCCAGCAATGGCACCCACAGCTGCACCTGCAAAGTCAGCTACACAGGCAAGAACTGCGAAAAAG AATTGCTGCCACCAACCTCATTAAAGGTGGAAAGGGTGGAGGACACTGGTGTGTTGATTTCTTGGCACCCACCTGAGGACGCAGCTGCCAGGCAACTCATTGACGGCTACGCCGTGACGTACGTATCCCTCGACGGCTCTTACCGCAGGACAGATTTTGTGGACCGAAGTCGTTCTGCCCACCAATTGCGGGCACTAACCTCCGGCAGAGCCTacaatatttctgtcttttcagtcAAACGCAACGTGAACAACAAGAATGATATCAGCAGGCCCGTCATGCTTACCACGCGCACTA GACCGCGTCCGGTGGAAGGCTTTGAGATCACGAATGTGACTGCCAGTGCCATCACGGTGCAGTGGGCTCTCCACCGACTCCAGCATTCCAGTGTCAGTAGGGTGAGGGTCTCCATCCGCCAGATGGGGGACCTGGCAGGCCGCACCGTGGAGCTGAACAGCAGTGTGGCCAAGTACACCTTCCT GGACCTGCAGCCAGGAGAGAGATACATCATCCATGTCACGACACTGAGCGGCCTGGGAGTGGAAGACCACCCCTCAGAGAGCCTGGCCACAGCCCCTTTTCATGTGTGGACAA GGCCTCTCCCCCCACAAAACCTCACCGCCTCCCACGTCACCGCCACCTCTGTGTCCATGGTGTGGGAGCAGCCACCCTTTGGCACCATGGACGGGTACATCATCAATGTCACCACTGCTCAGAGCATCAAGAGCCGCTACGTGCCTAACGGGAAACTCGTGTCCTACACGGTGCGGGATCTGCTGCCTGGGCAGCGGTACCACCTATCCTTGACAGCTGTGCAGAACACGGAGCAGGGCCAGGTGCACAGCGAGCCCATCCACCTCTACGTCAACACCT TGCCAAGGGATGGGGCTCCAGACAGGCGGTGGAGCCAAGCTGGGCACCCCCGGGTTCTGCGGAACAGGCTGCCCCCAGCTTTCCTGCCTGAGCTCCGCCTGCTAGCAGATCACGACACAGCTGAGGAGCCCTCGCCAGCCCCCAG GTTCACGGAGCTGGTGGATGGCAGAGGGCGGATCAGCGCCAGGTTTGGCACTGCGCTGGGAAAAGCCATCACTGTGAAGACGC AGCCAGAGGCTCCAGTGAAGCTGGAGAACACAGAGGTGTCCAGCTGGGACAGTCTGGCACTGCAGCTGCGTGAGGCAAAGAGCAAGA GAGAGGGGCAGAACTGCTCCAAGAATCCCTGCAGGAATGGAGGCACCTGTACCAGAGATGACGAGTCCTACCACTGTGCCTGCCGCCCAGGGTTCAAGGGCCGGGTCTGCCAGCTGG CCTGCAAGAAGGTGCCACACTCGTGCACGCGGCTGTACTCGGAAACCAGGTCATTCCCAGTGTGGGAAGGAGGCACCTGCCACTATCT GTCCAGGAGAATCTACAAGGTACACCAGGATATCTGCTACAAGGAGAGCTGTGAGAGCACCAGTTCGGAGAGGACAAGCAGCAG aaAGCCAAGCAACAGTCACACACTGAAGAAGCCATAG
- the SNED1 gene encoding sushi, nidogen and EGF-like domain-containing protein 1 isoform X9, with translation MRVLAGWAVLVALGEWLWAGGEVPLGDFYPFGPAQGDAATRKQDDGGSELRPLSIPFPFFGAGHTGLYVNNNGIISFLKEVSQFTPVAFPISKDRRVVAAFWADVDNRRAGDIYYRESTEQPILERASRDIAQYFPEFPGFSAQWVFIATWYRVTFFGGSSFSPVNTFQIVLITDGKLSFTIFNYESITWTTGMHASSGGDFAGLGGIAAQAGFNAGDGKRYFNIPGSRTDDIADVEMTTNVGIPGRWVFRIDDAQVQVGGCSNTTSVCLTLRPCLNGGKCIEDCITGNPSYTCSCLAGFTGKRCHVDVDECLSHPCQNGATCLNGAGSFTCRCPPGFRGNNCESAESPCESRVCQNGGSCQVENRTAACLCQSGYTGVDCQTEVNECESSPCLNGGHCIDLVDNYTCVCLEPFVGQRCETDSSSCEDRSCQNRQTCNYIRPGRYICTCSPGYYGNNCQYGGPRMPGACLSHPCQNAGSCLETERGYVCECQEGYTGQDCRDQLSEGCECRNGGSCLEGNVTVCQCLPGFFGLLCEFEVTTTPCNMNTQCPDGGYCMEYGGSYLCVCHTNYGTNHTMPSPCDSEPCLNGGSCKVHDDSYICECPQDFLGMHCEKAKPRLCSTGPCRNGGTCREADGEYHCTCPYRFTGKHCEIGKPDPCASGPCQNGGTCFHYIGKYKCDCPPGYTGRHCEIVPSPCFLSPCENGATCEDLSGGYACTCSVGYVGKHCQFEVDCGIPSEVKHAQASFNSTKVGSLAEYQCELGYILSQHNHPRVCRVPGVWSDPPECDEIDECQSQPCLNGGQCKDRVSAFLCLCEPGYTGYHCELDVDECQSEPCKNSGTCQDLPGSFACYCPEGFLGTQCETEVDACESDPCRNGGECESYGGSYLCVCPEGFFGYHCETASDPCFSSPCGSRGYCLPSNGTHSCTCKVSYTGKNCEKELLPPTSLKVERVEDTGVLISWHPPEDAAARQLIDGYAVTYVSLDGSYRRTDFVDRSRSAHQLRALTSGRAYNISVFSVKRNVNNKNDISRPVMLTTRTRPRPVEGFEITNVTASAITVQWALHRLQHSSVSRVRVSIRQMGDLAGRTVELNSSVAKYTFLDLQPGERYIIHVTTLSGLGVEDHPSESLATAPFHVWTRPLPPQNLTASHVTATSVSMVWEQPPFGTMDGYIINVTTAQSIKSRYVPNGKLVSYTVRDLLPGQRYHLSLTAVQNTEQGQVHSEPIHLYVNTLPRDGAPDRRWSQAGHPRVLRNRLPPAFLPELRLLADHDTAEEPSPAPRFTELVDGRGRISARFGTALGKAITVKTRPGESTRYTRISATRRAVRAPVRRGQAAESQATVTH, from the exons ATGCGGGTCCTGGCAGGCTGGGCcgtgctggtggcactgggcgAGTGGCTGTGGGCCGGTGGCGAGGTGCCGCTGGGGGACTTCTACCCCTTCGGGCCGGCCCAGGGCGACGCCGCCACGCGGAAGCAGGACGACGGTGGCTCCGAGCTCCggcccctctccatccccttccccttctttgGTGCGGGGCACACCGGCCTCTAC GTAAACAACAATGGGATCATCTCATTCCTGAAGGAGGTCTCCCAGTTCACGCCAGTGGCCTTCCCCATCTCCAAGGACCGGCGTGTGGTTGCTGCTTTCTGGGCAGATGTGGATAATCGGCGGGCGGGCGATATATATTACCGGGAGAGCACCGAGCAGCCCATCCTGGAGAGAGCAAGCAGGGACATTGCCCAGTATTTCCCTGAGTTCCCAGGGTTTTCTGCACAGTGGGTCTTCATTGCAACCTGGTACCGAGTCACCTTCTTTGGAGGCAGCTCATTTTCACCA GTGAACACTTTCCAGATTGTCCTCATCACGGATGGCAAGCTTTCCTTCACCATCTTTAACTATGAGTCCATCACCTGGACCACGGGTATGCACGCCAGCAGTGGGGGGGACTTTGCTGGGCTTGGTGGCATCGCAGCACAG GCAGGTTTTAACGCTGGTGATGGAAAGCGCTACTTCAACATTCCCGGATCCCGCACTGATGACATCGCTGACGTGGAGATGACGACAAATGTGGGTATCCCCGGGCGCTGGGTGTTCAGAATCGATGATGCCCAGGTGCAAGTGGGGGGCTGCAGCAATACAA CCTCTGTCTGCCTGACGCTGCGGCCCTGCCTGAATGGGGGGAAGTGTATCGAGGACTGCATCACAGGGAACCCCTCCTACACCTGTTCCTGCCTGGCTGGTTTTACCGGGAAGAGGTGCCATGTTG ATGTGGACGAGTGCCTCTCCCACCCGTGTCAGAACGGAGCCACCTGCCTCAACGGTGCCGGCAGCTTCACCTGCAGGTGTCCGCCAGGCTTCAGAGGCAACAACTGTGAAAGCG CAGAATCACCATGTGAGAGCAGGGTGTGCCAGAATGGTGGGAGTTGCCAGGTGGAGAACAGGACAGCGGCATGCTTGTGCCAGTCGGGGTACACGGGGGTGGACTGCCAAACAG AGGTGAACGAATGTGAGTCCAGCCCGTGCCTGAATGGCGGGCACTGCATTGACCTGGTCGATAACTACACCTGTGTGTGCCTGGAGCCCTTTGTGGGACAGCGCTGCGAGACAG ATTCATCTTCCTGCGAGGATCGGAGTTGCCAGAACCGGCAGACGTGCAATTACATCCGCCCTGGCCGCTATATCTGCACCTGCTCCCCGGGTTATTACGGCAACAACTGCCAGTATG GAGGGCCCCGCATGCCTGGTGCTTGCCTTTCCCACCCATGCCAGAATGCAGGCAGCTGTCTGGAGACGGAGCGGGGCTATGTCTGTGAGTGCCAGGAGGGCTACACTGGACAGGACTGTCGAGACC agctctctgAGGGCTGTGAGTGTCGTAATGGGGGCAGTTGTCTGGAGGGGAACGTCACTGTCTGCCAGTGCCTTCCTGGCTTTTTTGGTCTCCTCTGTGAATTTG AAGTCACCACGACACCGTGCAACATGAACACGCAGTGCCCGGACGGTGGGTACTGCATGGAGTATGGTGGGAGCTACCTCTGTGTCTGCCACACCAACTATGGCACCAACCACA CGATGCCATCCCCCTGCGACTCAGAGCCCTGCTTGAATGGGGGGTCCTGCAAGGTTCATGATGACTCGTACATCTGCGAGTGTCCTCAAGACTTCCTTGGCATGCACTGCGAGAAAG CCAAGCCTCGGCTCTGCAGCACGGGGCCCTGCCGCAACGGGGGCACCTGCAGGGAGGCGGATGGCGAGTACCACTGCACCTGCCCCTACCGCTTCACCGGCAAGCACTGCGAGATCG GTAAGCCGGACCCTTGTGCATCGGGGCCCTGCCAGAATGGAGGCACCTGTTTCCACTACATCGGCAAGTACAAGTGTGACTGTCCCCCAGGCTACACCGGCCGGCACTGCGAGATCG TGCCCTCCCCTTGCTTTCTTAGCCCCTGCGAGAATGGGGCTACCTGCGAGGACCTCAGCGGGGGCTATGCTTGCACCTGCTCCGTGGGCTATGTGGGGAAGCATTGCCAGTTTG AGGTCGATTGTGGCATCCCCAGTGAGGTGAAGCATGCCCAGGCTTCTTTCAACTCCACCAAGGTGGGCTCACTGGCTGAATACCAGTGTGAGCTGGGCTACATCCTCAGCCAGCACAACCATCCCCGTGTCTGCCGTGTGCCAGGTGTCTGGAGCGACCCCCCCGAATGTGATG AGATCGACGAGTGccagtcccagccctgcctgaacGGTGGCCAGTGCAAGGATCGTGTCTCTGCGTTCCTGTGCTTGTGTGAGCCAGGTTACACCGGCTACCACTGCGAGTTGG ATGTTGACGAGTGCCAGTCGGAGCCCTGCAAGAACAGCGGGACCTGCCAGGACCTCCCTGGGTCCTTTGCTTGCTACTGTCCCGAGGGCTTCCTGGGGACCCAGTGCGAGACAG AAGTGGATGCCTGTGAGTCAGACCCTTGCCGAAACGGAGGGGAGTGTGAGAGCTACGGGGGCTCCTACCTCTGTGTGTGCCCAGAGGGCTTCTTCGGCTACCACTGTGAGACAG CCAGTGACCCGTGCTTCTCCAGcccctgtgggagcagaggcTACTGCCTGCCCAGCAATGGCACCCACAGCTGCACCTGCAAAGTCAGCTACACAGGCAAGAACTGCGAAAAAG AATTGCTGCCACCAACCTCATTAAAGGTGGAAAGGGTGGAGGACACTGGTGTGTTGATTTCTTGGCACCCACCTGAGGACGCAGCTGCCAGGCAACTCATTGACGGCTACGCCGTGACGTACGTATCCCTCGACGGCTCTTACCGCAGGACAGATTTTGTGGACCGAAGTCGTTCTGCCCACCAATTGCGGGCACTAACCTCCGGCAGAGCCTacaatatttctgtcttttcagtcAAACGCAACGTGAACAACAAGAATGATATCAGCAGGCCCGTCATGCTTACCACGCGCACTA GACCGCGTCCGGTGGAAGGCTTTGAGATCACGAATGTGACTGCCAGTGCCATCACGGTGCAGTGGGCTCTCCACCGACTCCAGCATTCCAGTGTCAGTAGGGTGAGGGTCTCCATCCGCCAGATGGGGGACCTGGCAGGCCGCACCGTGGAGCTGAACAGCAGTGTGGCCAAGTACACCTTCCT GGACCTGCAGCCAGGAGAGAGATACATCATCCATGTCACGACACTGAGCGGCCTGGGAGTGGAAGACCACCCCTCAGAGAGCCTGGCCACAGCCCCTTTTCATGTGTGGACAA GGCCTCTCCCCCCACAAAACCTCACCGCCTCCCACGTCACCGCCACCTCTGTGTCCATGGTGTGGGAGCAGCCACCCTTTGGCACCATGGACGGGTACATCATCAATGTCACCACTGCTCAGAGCATCAAGAGCCGCTACGTGCCTAACGGGAAACTCGTGTCCTACACGGTGCGGGATCTGCTGCCTGGGCAGCGGTACCACCTATCCTTGACAGCTGTGCAGAACACGGAGCAGGGCCAGGTGCACAGCGAGCCCATCCACCTCTACGTCAACACCT TGCCAAGGGATGGGGCTCCAGACAGGCGGTGGAGCCAAGCTGGGCACCCCCGGGTTCTGCGGAACAGGCTGCCCCCAGCTTTCCTGCCTGAGCTCCGCCTGCTAGCAGATCACGACACAGCTGAGGAGCCCTCGCCAGCCCCCAG GTTCACGGAGCTGGTGGATGGCAGAGGGCGGATCAGCGCCAGGTTTGGCACTGCGCTGGGAAAAGCCATCACTGTGAAGACGC GTCCAGGAGAATCTACAAGGTACACCAGGATATCTGCTACAAGGAGAGCTGTGAGAGCACCAGTTCGGAGAGGACAAGCAGCAG aaAGCCAAGCAACAGTCACACACTGA